The Salmo salar unplaced genomic scaffold, Ssal_v3.1, whole genome shotgun sequence nucleotide sequence taaccagctcagctatagtctacaccagcatgactagtatctatgtggaccctgctacagtttaaccagctcagctatagactacaccagcatgactagtgtctatgtggaccctactacagtttaaccagctcagctatagactacaccagcatgactagtatctatgtggaccctactacagtttaaccagctcagctatagactacaccagcatgactagtatctatgtggaccctactacagtttaaccagctcagctatagactacaccagcatgactagtatctatgtggaccctactacagtttaaccagctcagctatagactacaccagcagcatgactagtatctatgtggaccctactacagtttaaccagctcagctatagactacaccagcatgactagtatctatgtggaccctactacagtttaaccagctcagctatagactacaccagcatgactagtatctatgtggaccctactacagtttaaccagctcagctatagactacaccagcatgactagtatctatgtggaccctactacagtttaaccagctcagctatagactacaccagcatgactagtatctatgtggaccctactacagtttaaccagctcagctatagactacaccagcatgactagtatctatgtggaccctactacagtttaaccagctcagctatagactacaccagcatgactagtatctatgtggaccctactacagtttaaccagctcagctatagactacaccagcatgactagtatctatgtggaccctactacagtttaaccagctcagctatagactacaccagcatgactagtatctatgtggaccctactacagtttaaccagctcagctatagactacaccagcagcatgactagtatctatgtggaccctactacagtttaaccagctcagctatagactacaccagcatgactagtatctatgtggaccctactacagtttaaccagctcaactatagactacaccagcatgactagtatctatgtggaccctactacagtttaaccagctcagctatagactacaccagcatgactagtatctatgtggaccctactatagtttaaccagctcagctatagactacaccagcatgactagtatctatgtggaccctactacagtttaaccagctcagctatagactacaccagcatgactagtatctatgtggaccctactacagtttaaccagctcagctatagactacaccagcatgactagtatctatgtggaccctactacagtttaaccagctcagctatagtctacaccagcatgactagtatctatgtggaccctgctacagtttaaccagctcagctatagactacaccagcatgactagtatctatgtggacactactacagtttaaccagctcagctatagactacaccagcatgactagtatctatgtggaccctactacagtttaaccagatcagctatagactacaccagcatgactagtatctatgtggaccctgctacagtttaaccagctcagctatagactacaccagcatgactagtatctatgtggacactactacagtttaaccagctcagctatagactacaccagcatgactagtatctatgtggaccctactacagtttaaccagatcagctatagactacaccagcatgactagtatctatgtggaccctactacagtttaaccagatcagctatagactacaccagcatgactagtatatatgtggaccctactacagtttaaccagctcagctatagactacaccagcatgactagtatctatgtggaccctactacagtttaaccagctcagctatagactacaccagcatgactagtatctatgtggaccctactacagtttaaccagctcagctatagactacaccagcatgactagtatctatgtggaccctactacagtttaaccagctcagctatagactacaccagcatgactagtatctatgtggaccctactacagtttaaccagctcagctatagtctacaccagcatgactagtatctatgtggaccctactacagtttaaccagctcagctatagactacaccagcatgactagtatctatgtggaccctactacagtttaaccagctcagctatagactacaccagcatgactagtatctatgtggaccctactacagtttaaccaactcagctatagactacaccagcatgactagtatctatgtggaccctactacagtttaaccagatcagctatagactacaccagcatgactagtatctatgtggaccctactacagtttaaccagctcagctatagactacaccagcatgactagtatctatgtggaacctactacagtttaaccagctcagcagtaccagtgagcataaacccaggatagaggggctgagtgaatgtggtctggactctgtggaggagggtcatgttgtcagagacactgtagaaggacagagtacctgccttgtgatccaggtacactcctactctggaggactgagggcctgatactttagtctcaacattattgtgtctgaaCCAATAACCACCTCTAGAGCAATGTAAACTCCATGACTTGTTATTGTCTCCAAatccaccacctctctctgttctgctgatgtctttataggAGACTGCTGTATAAACATCACcagtccactccacctcccagtaacagcgtccagacagaccctctctacacagaacctggtacCAGTTGGTGAacctgtctggatggtcaggatatggttggacttggtctgtacaggtcacctttctgttccctttagacagagagaggtgtgtgcgtgctgtgtttgggtccagtctgagctgacaggaatctgggagaagagcagagcagagaccaatgaggggagtcagaacaataagttaagtcagatactgtatctaccctgtctttgattggagcacagcagagatcaaatcagagaaatatgaggagtcagatagatacccagtctttgattagatctactattgctatatatttctagagggattgttaggagtgtcagtaaaaagagactgttagttacttcacaataaagagactcacattgtaacaacagttctctggtcttgggctctggaggcagtaaaacatccactatattcactacagacacacaaacacattgacagagagagggaatgttatcatcataccatattccacatgtatatgactagtagggaactttcaatggtctaaagttgatgttcttattgttttcaacacacctgtagtggagatcttggtccattctcctttaaggaagtcttctagtttctctctcagttcagacacagtcttactcacatctccaaagtactgaagaggacggacaacgatgctgggtaagtctgaagatacactgatactggagagagactgataactctggagagagagagagagagagagagagagactgataactctggagagagagagagagagggacggagagagagagagagagagagagagggacggacagagagagagagggggacacagagacacagggggacacagagagagagagggacacagagagagagagggacacagagagagagagagggacacagagagagagagggacacagagagagagagggacacagaaagagagggacacagagaagagagggacacaaagagacacagagagagagggacacagaggggacacagagagagagggacacagagggacaaagagagagagggacaagagagagagagggacaaagaggacaaagagagagagggacaagagagagagggacacgagaggggacagagagggacacagagagaggggacacagagagagagagggacacagagagagagggacacagagagagaggggacacagagagagaggggacacagagagagagggacacagagagagagagggacacagaagagagggacaaagagagagagggacacagacggacaaagagagagagggacacagacggacaaagagagagaggacacagacggacaaagagagagagggacaaagagggacaaagagagagagggacaaagagggacaaagagagagagggacagcgagagggacagcgagagggacacagagagagacacagagagagagggggacacagagagagagagagacagagagggacacagagagagagggggacacagagagagagaaagggacagagagagagacagagagggacacagagagaaagggacacagagagagggggacagagagagagggacaaagagggacaaagagagagagggacaaagagagagagggacaaagagagagagggacaaagagagagagggacaaagagggacaatgagagagggacaaagagggacaatgagagagggacaaagagggagagggacaagagggagagggacaaggcaagagggagggacaaagagggacaaagagggagagggacagagagggagagatggggacagagagagggagagagatggggacagagatagggagagagatggggacagagatagggagagacatggggacagagatagggagagacatggggacagagatagggagagacatggggacagagataggggagagacatggggacacagagacaaggagaggtgacagagacaggcagagagagggacagagagagggacaaagacggacaaacaaagagagggacaaagatggacaaagagagagagggacaaagagggacaaagagagacaaagaatgagagggacaaagagggacaaagagggagagacatggggacagagaagggagaaggacagagagagggacagacagagggacagagacgagggacagagaggggacagagaggggacagagagagggagatggggacaagagagagagagggggacagagagagagggacagagagagaggggacagagagagagggacggggacagagagagagagacacagagagggacacagagagaggacacagagagagggacacagagagggacacagagagcagagagggacacagagagagggacagagagagagggacagagagagagggacagagagggacacagagagaggggacaaagagaggggacaaagagagggacaaagagagagggggacacagagggaggggacaaagagagagagagggacaagagagagagagggacaagagagagagagggacacagagagagagagggacacagagagagagaggggacacagacagagcgagggacacagacagagagaggggacacagacagagcgagggacacagagagagagagggacagacagaggagggacagagagagagggacagagagaggcagaggacacagagggacagagggacacagacagagcgaggacacagacagagagagggacacagacagagagagggacacagacagagagagggacacagacagagagagggacacagacagagagggacacagacagagagagggacacagagagggacagagagagagggacagagagagagagggacagaggaagaggacagagagagagagggacagagagagagagagagagagggacagagagagagggagagggacagaggagagagagagagagagggagcagagagagagggacagagagagagagggacagagggacaaagagggacagagagagagggacagggagagagagagagagggacagagagacagacaggacaacataatgattgagatgaatagtttcacattaagttaatttcatatcacatgtaacaagacagtttagttacctggaggaaatggatgtgatcctctgtgtgtgagagctgctccagctcagtgcttctcttcctcagctcagctatctcctgcttcagttgctccaggagtccttcagcttgactcacttgagtcttctcttgggctctgatcagctccttcacctcagagctccttctctcaatggagcggatcagctcagtaaagatctgatcactgtcctccactgctgcctgtgcagagcgctgttgagagagggagacacagagagagagagacagagacagagagacagagagagagagagacagagacagagagagaaacagagagacagagacagtaggtagttaccattttagaaaatcatgggacattgtctttggttgcatgctattttatgtcaatcatattgctccttgtagcctataactgatgctacgtggtcttatgctgccatctattggaaatatttaccaattaaaagttattaattcacgtaaagacattggtgaggcagctgagaaataaagtgtatttaattccagagatcagtctcaaacctgcCCCACCTGTCCCACGCCAATTGCTGGACTTTCACATAGAGGTTACTATGTCACCCAGTTCAAACCACATTTAACATATAAAACAAATGAGTCTTGTTAATCAAGTGTTCTGCCttgcaataataaatataataaaataactaatAAAAAACAAATGcttacataggttttatttaaaaaataacaaatgttatTTAGTACTAAAacggtatttactaacataatattattactaaaatagttgtaggctaccctaccctagaattagggttcaggctaaaataggttatacgtagggttagagtttctgtacagcactttgtgacatctgctgatgtaaaaagggcttcataaatacatttgattgattgttaggttcagggtatttaaagagaaaaactgtatgggtttatatctctcttgctcctccctgtggtcttctgtgggtactacatacctcattcaccacacttgataggctcataatctgaggtagcaactgagtcagagctacaaatcaatgagctccacctatccatttggtttacaactcagtgaacctgcgcagcattctctctatttgatgtctacgaaccaacagatttcaacgattatcatattacccagcagccatttagaaacaacaCATCTGTTTAAATCGGGACATCTTGAAAAAGAGGACAGGGACATACGTTTTGTTTAGGTTTTAAACCTTTTTCTGAAATAAAATATGTTTAAACATGTTTAACGTTTGATGTCTTTGCACCAACCATCTGTTCTACTCACTAACACTGTAGGTCACTACAACATGTAACCAGGTGAACAGTGAGCTTCCTCAccaagtagctgtaacctagttaacaataagttacctgaggtaaacctacaaggttaacgtgggctggaagagaattacttcaaaaccacagcaaacagctgggacatatgctaatattatatcactgggctccttGGCGGATAGTTTCATCagaaaatatttgtaaaaaatgtcCACACtatctgtgctaacaaaccctgtgtaccaccctcccctgtttaaccttgaatttagTTCAGAAAACCACTTGGAAATGGAccaaaacgaaccaactctttacggatctgttcgtccgtaataaacggaggcagattagacaccactactcttgttgaaatcagcaccaacacccccctcacataaatcatactggtaactagccgggcaacaagactcaccttttacattaccacaaccaccgccttgttcattctggatacagagtgtatatgttcctctcccacctgttcaccgaccatgatcaataattcctccacaccattctccagaatgcacctgaagagacagcgtttcttctccactcggttgaggacatcacacctcccaaacaaactaccctactcccccctcaactctaaccgataaacagtgGAAACTAACAAATAAACCCTTAACaactacaaaatacatttggaaaatatgCAAAAAGAATAGTAGCCCTCCTCAGGAACCACAACAccttcttcttctatgatataatGGCGGTCCGCAAATCAACGTTAAAGGTGCAtggcgccacctactgtgctggagtgtgttcaatcacggtttacaccatttctaaatcctcctacctaactcagtacttctgagaaaataaaaaagagtcctactaacttctaatagaccctccccccatcccccaaatcccttccaaaccccccaaccccatccaacctcaatgaccctacacttcaatctttccctctcttcaacatccttacaacaatataacaacacatgctccacctcttcattgacaataccctccagacacaaaccattcacatgctgccaaccagatgtaaggaccagttcaatatacaatgtcctaaacacaattgagtaaacaccacctcttccttcctaatctgacctttgaaccttggtccaccgacctttagaggacatataaatgccgtcccttgtgcCCAGAGtccccatctcttctgccacacatctatcaaaatgtctctgatcttacatttgtcctcacctctaccctgtggaacattaatatatattatatcttgttttaaagcTCTTTTAGCTAACaggtctacaatttcattcccttccacacctgaatgtgctgggacccagcaAGAATCGCACTACTACACCCATTCTCTCatttctccataataacattgatacctacaactgtccaaccaaaaccactgccttgtctactagtatattcccaacagtcatctagaacagtagcagtgggatgctcaacctcacagccttgCAACCCAATAAGATAATGACAATTTATTACACCGTATAGCCAAAGGCATGTCACCTGCCTCCACTAGTAAGACACATACAGATGTTGATTTAAATGCACCAATACATATCCTTAAAGCTATATACTGGATTCTGTCCAGCTTAAGTCTTTGCTGCTGTTCCATA carries:
- the LOC123732585 gene encoding tripartite motif-containing protein 16-like: MAQKGVMLDQDQFCCSVCLGLLKEPVTIPCGHNYCRSCIEGCWDQDVLKGVYSCPQCRETFTPRPNLRKNNMLADMVEELKKTRLQAAPPPALCYAGPGDVACDFCTGTRKQKALMSCLVCLASYCETHLQSHYESPAFKKHKLVKATAQLQEKICSHHDKLLEVYCRTDQQCICMLCTMDEHKGHDTVSAAAERTEKQRQLGMSQQKVQQRFQEREKKLKELQQAVESLKRSAQAAVEDSDQIFTELIRSIERRSSEVKELIRAQEKTQVSQAEGLLEQLKQEIAELRKRSTELEQLSHTEDHIHFLQSYQSLSSISVSSDLPSIVVRPLQYFGDVSKTVSELREKLEDFLKGEWTKISTTVNIVDVLLPPEPKTRELLLQYSCQLRLDPNTARTHLSLSKGNRKVTCTDQVQPYPDHPDRFTNWYQVLCREGLSGRCYWEVEWTGDVYTAVSYKDISRTERGGGFGDNNKSWSLHCSRGGYWFRHNNVETKVSGPQSSRVGVYLDHKAGTLSFYSVSDNMTLLHRVQTTFTQPLYPGFMLTGTAELVKL